The proteins below come from a single Oerskovia jenensis genomic window:
- a CDS encoding MarR family winged helix-turn-helix transcriptional regulator, whose translation MTVQQDRRTVAPQDAPWLDEAQQHSWRQYLDGTARFVESLSRDHEEHSALTLGEYELLVRLSEADDHTMRMSALADGLARSRSRVTHTVHRMEARGLVRRSASETDRRGVNCVMTDAGYAELVASAPAHVRAVRRFMVDVLTPEQFRNLGEAMAAIAEACRLADEASPQ comes from the coding sequence ATGACGGTTCAGCAGGACAGGCGCACGGTCGCGCCGCAGGACGCACCCTGGCTCGACGAGGCGCAGCAGCACTCGTGGCGCCAGTACCTCGACGGAACGGCCCGGTTCGTCGAGTCCCTGAGCAGGGACCACGAGGAGCACTCGGCGCTCACGCTCGGCGAGTACGAGCTGCTCGTGCGGCTCTCCGAGGCCGACGACCACACCATGCGCATGTCGGCCCTCGCCGACGGGCTCGCGCGGTCCCGGTCCCGCGTGACGCACACCGTCCATCGCATGGAGGCGCGGGGCCTCGTCCGGCGCTCCGCGAGCGAGACCGACCGTCGCGGTGTGAACTGCGTCATGACCGACGCGGGCTACGCCGAGCTCGTCGCCTCCGCCCCCGCGCACGTGCGGGCGGTGCGCCGCTTCATGGTCGACGTCCTGACCCCCGAGCAGTTCCGCAACCTCGGCGAGGCCATGGCCGCGATCGCCGAGGCCTGCCGCCTCGCGGACGAGGCGTCACCGCAGTAG
- a CDS encoding cytochrome c biogenesis CcdA family protein → MGPLSFAADVGSTFATTAFSGSMLLAVPVAILAGLVSFASPCVLPLVPGYVGYVSGLAATNAGTVGTRAGGGGTALKTARTTGRWRVVTGVGLFVAGFTLVFVLLMVAAGAIGVHVKEWEDVITRVLGVVVILMGFAFMGAVPFLQRDRRLHLSPTAGLWGAPLLGIVFGLGWAPCIGPTLTAVMALSLDEATVGRGAILGIAYSLGLGIPFLLIGIGLERSKKAVAFLRRHRVAIMRIGGGMLILIGLALVTGVWGTWTARLSGLITGFETVI, encoded by the coding sequence ATGGGCCCCCTCTCGTTCGCCGCGGACGTCGGCAGCACGTTCGCCACGACCGCGTTCTCCGGCTCGATGCTGCTCGCCGTGCCGGTCGCGATCCTCGCGGGACTCGTGTCGTTCGCCTCGCCCTGCGTCCTGCCCCTCGTGCCAGGCTACGTCGGCTACGTGAGCGGGCTCGCGGCGACCAACGCAGGGACGGTCGGCACCCGTGCGGGTGGCGGAGGCACCGCCCTGAAGACGGCCCGGACCACCGGGCGCTGGCGCGTCGTGACCGGGGTGGGCCTGTTCGTCGCGGGCTTCACGCTCGTGTTCGTGCTGCTCATGGTCGCCGCGGGCGCCATCGGGGTCCACGTCAAGGAGTGGGAGGACGTCATCACGCGCGTCCTCGGGGTCGTCGTGATCCTCATGGGCTTCGCGTTCATGGGGGCCGTGCCGTTCCTCCAGCGCGACCGCCGCCTGCACCTGAGCCCCACCGCCGGACTCTGGGGCGCCCCGCTGCTCGGCATCGTGTTCGGCCTCGGCTGGGCGCCCTGCATCGGCCCGACCCTCACGGCCGTCATGGCCCTCTCGCTCGACGAGGCCACCGTGGGACGTGGAGCGATCCTCGGGATCGCCTACAGCCTGGGCCTGGGCATCCCGTTCCTGCTCATCGGGATCGGGCTCGAGCGCTCCAAGAAGGCCGTGGCCTTCCTCCGGCGCCACCGCGTCGCGATCATGCGCATCGGCGGCGGCATGCTCATCCTCATCGGCCTGGCCCTCGTGACGGGCGTCTGGGGCACCTGGACCGCGCGCCTCAGCGGGCTCATCACCGGCTTCGAGACGGTGATCTGA
- a CDS encoding YceI family protein, with protein sequence MATNLPAGLTAGTYAIDPSHSQATFTVRHAGISKVRGSLAIAEGTLNIGDDVESSNVVAAIDAKSVNTGDAGRDGHLQSADFWDAEKNPTWNFVSTAVEADDDDFVIAGDLTINGVTKPVKLETEFTGTAVDAYGNSRAGFEAETEISRKEFGLTWNVALEAGGVLVGDKIKIALDLSAIKQA encoded by the coding sequence ATGGCCACGAACCTCCCCGCCGGACTGACCGCAGGCACCTACGCGATCGACCCCTCGCACTCGCAGGCGACCTTCACGGTCCGCCACGCAGGCATCTCCAAGGTCCGCGGCTCGCTCGCGATCGCCGAGGGCACGCTGAACATCGGTGACGACGTCGAGTCGTCCAACGTCGTCGCCGCGATCGACGCCAAGTCCGTCAACACCGGCGACGCGGGGCGCGACGGCCACCTCCAGTCGGCCGACTTCTGGGACGCCGAGAAGAACCCCACCTGGAACTTCGTCTCGACCGCGGTCGAGGCCGACGACGACGACTTCGTCATCGCGGGCGACCTGACCATCAACGGCGTGACCAAGCCCGTCAAGCTCGAGACCGAGTTCACGGGCACGGCCGTCGACGCCTACGGCAACTCGCGCGCCGGGTTCGAGGCCGAGACCGAGATCTCCCGCAAGGAGTTCGGCCTGACCTGGAACGTGGCCCTCGAGGCCGGTGGCGTGCTCGTCGGCGACAAGATCAAGATCGCGCTCGACCTCTCGGCCATCAAGCAGGCCTGA
- a CDS encoding redox-sensing transcriptional repressor Rex, whose translation MAETLGDTGIPGATVARLPAYLRALRDLEGRGVETTSSTELAELAGVGSAQLRKDLSFLGSYGTRGVGYVVDSLATYITSALGVEDEHRIAIVGIGSLGHALANYSGYGTRGFEVAALLDASPHVVGTEAAGLVIEHVDALEEVFARENVTIVVLATPAHVAQDVAERVVAAGVREILNFAPRALQLPEDVIVRSVDVGSELQILAFHAQARALANRGADGAGHDPGVEGTGA comes from the coding sequence GTGGCAGAGACCCTGGGTGATACCGGCATTCCTGGCGCGACCGTGGCGCGGCTCCCCGCGTACCTGCGTGCGCTGCGCGACCTCGAGGGGCGGGGCGTCGAGACGACGTCGTCGACCGAGCTCGCGGAGCTCGCGGGCGTAGGGTCCGCGCAGCTGCGCAAGGACCTGTCCTTCCTGGGCTCCTACGGCACGCGAGGGGTGGGATACGTCGTCGACTCGCTCGCGACCTACATCACGTCCGCGCTGGGCGTCGAGGACGAGCACCGGATCGCGATCGTCGGCATCGGTTCCCTGGGGCACGCTCTCGCGAACTACTCGGGCTACGGCACGCGCGGGTTCGAGGTCGCGGCGCTGCTGGACGCCTCGCCGCACGTCGTGGGCACCGAGGCCGCGGGACTCGTGATCGAGCACGTCGACGCGCTCGAAGAGGTGTTCGCGCGCGAGAACGTCACGATCGTCGTCCTGGCGACCCCGGCGCACGTCGCGCAGGACGTCGCGGAGCGGGTCGTGGCCGCGGGGGTGCGGGAGATCCTGAACTTCGCGCCGCGTGCGCTCCAGCTTCCCGAGGACGTGATCGTGCGGTCGGTCGACGTCGGGAGCGAGCTGCAGATCCTGGCGTTCCACGCGCAGGCCAGGGCGCTCGCGAACCGGGGCGCCGACGGGGCGGGGCACGACCCCGGCGTCGAGGGCACCGGCGCCTAG
- the resB gene encoding cytochrome c biogenesis protein ResB produces the protein MSDKDLYRPEGIDDAYSHPEPEAGTPEGDTAPGSGATPSGRTRGATSPDTDTLAAATPAPQLPALGLRGSLRWTWRQVTSMRVALMLLMLLAVAAVPGSVLPQRPQDPAAVLTYLQDNPGTGEWLDRLGFFDVYASVWFSAIYILLFISLVGCILPRTAAHLRAVRNRPPRTPRRFDRFPAKAGSTSTATPDEVVDAATKHLRGRLRWLPTFRVDVGVEPADPARGLPERRTVAAERGYLRETGNLVFHLSLLGLLVAVATGQLLHFRGQAIITEGRGFANAVVDYDTFENGSLFSPSSLVPFSMTLDSFDAQFAMDDVAYAQSRDFTASVTVRNPDGTSEQEQIKVNHPIVAGGAKIYLQGNGYAPEITIHDAEGQVAFAGRVPFLPEDTMYTSRGVVKVPDTSPGLDQIGLVGYFLPTAEVDEVGARSVFPQPINPLLVLEVYRGDLGLDEGLPQNVYRLDTDTLTPSVDAEGERVRVLVAPGETVDLPDGLGTITLAGGEVPRYVALDLRHDPALVWILVFALGALGGLAVSLFTPRRRIWMRVWSEEASDGAAPERRTVVSVAGLARGDDAGLQGEVDRLVESLPGTPPTTDPPAERPAAPRTTSSPRSTGRARADRPRKADR, from the coding sequence ATGAGCGACAAGGACCTGTACCGCCCCGAGGGCATCGACGACGCCTACAGCCACCCCGAGCCCGAGGCGGGCACCCCCGAGGGAGACACCGCTCCCGGGAGCGGCGCGACGCCGTCGGGCCGCACGCGGGGGGCCACCTCCCCGGACACCGACACCCTCGCCGCGGCCACCCCGGCCCCGCAGCTCCCCGCGCTCGGCCTGCGCGGCAGCCTGCGCTGGACCTGGCGCCAGGTGACGAGCATGCGCGTCGCGCTCATGCTGCTCATGCTGCTCGCCGTCGCGGCCGTCCCCGGCTCGGTGCTGCCCCAGCGGCCCCAGGACCCCGCCGCGGTCCTGACGTACCTGCAGGACAACCCCGGCACGGGGGAGTGGCTCGACCGGCTGGGCTTCTTCGACGTCTACGCCTCGGTGTGGTTCTCGGCGATCTACATCCTGCTGTTCATCTCGCTCGTGGGCTGCATCCTGCCCCGCACCGCGGCGCACCTGCGGGCCGTGCGCAACCGCCCGCCGCGCACCCCGCGCCGGTTCGACCGCTTCCCGGCCAAGGCCGGGTCCACGAGCACCGCGACGCCCGACGAGGTCGTGGACGCGGCGACGAAGCACCTGCGCGGACGACTGCGCTGGCTGCCGACGTTCCGCGTCGACGTGGGGGTCGAGCCCGCCGACCCGGCCCGCGGCCTGCCCGAGCGGCGCACGGTCGCAGCCGAGCGCGGCTACCTGCGCGAGACCGGGAACCTCGTGTTCCACCTGTCCCTGCTCGGGCTCCTCGTGGCCGTCGCCACGGGCCAGCTCCTGCACTTCCGCGGCCAGGCGATCATCACCGAGGGGCGCGGGTTCGCGAACGCGGTCGTCGACTACGACACGTTCGAGAACGGCTCGCTGTTCAGCCCCTCCTCGCTCGTCCCGTTCTCCATGACCCTCGACTCGTTCGACGCGCAGTTCGCCATGGACGACGTGGCCTACGCCCAGTCGCGCGACTTCACGGCCAGCGTCACGGTGCGCAACCCCGACGGCACCTCCGAGCAGGAGCAGATCAAGGTCAACCACCCCATCGTCGCGGGCGGCGCCAAGATCTACCTCCAGGGCAACGGCTACGCGCCCGAGATCACGATCCACGACGCCGAGGGCCAGGTCGCGTTCGCCGGCCGGGTGCCGTTCCTGCCCGAGGACACCATGTACACCTCGCGTGGCGTCGTGAAGGTCCCGGACACGTCGCCCGGGCTCGACCAGATCGGGCTGGTCGGGTACTTCCTGCCCACGGCCGAGGTCGACGAGGTGGGGGCGCGCTCCGTCTTCCCCCAGCCCATCAACCCCCTGCTCGTCCTCGAGGTCTACCGGGGGGACCTGGGGCTCGACGAGGGCCTCCCGCAGAACGTGTACCGCCTCGACACGGACACGCTCACGCCCTCGGTCGACGCCGAGGGAGAGCGGGTCCGGGTGCTCGTCGCCCCGGGCGAGACCGTCGACCTGCCCGACGGCCTGGGCACCATCACGCTCGCCGGGGGCGAGGTCCCGCGCTACGTCGCGCTCGACCTGCGTCACGACCCGGCGCTCGTCTGGATCCTCGTCTTCGCGCTCGGCGCGCTCGGCGGGCTCGCCGTCTCGCTGTTCACACCGCGTCGCCGCATCTGGATGCGCGTGTGGAGCGAGGAGGCGTCCGACGGCGCCGCGCCCGAGCGGCGTACCGTCGTGAGCGTCGCGGGACTCGCCCGCGGCGACGACGCCGGGCTCCAGGGCGAGGTCGACCGTCTGGTCGAGTCACTGCCCGGCACACCGCCCACGACCGACCCACCCGCGGAGCGCCCCGCCGCTCCGCGCACCACGTCCTCCCCCCGCTCCACCGGTCGGGCTCGCGCCGACCGACCACGAAAGGCTGACCGATGA
- a CDS encoding 30S ribosomal protein bS22, whose amino-acid sequence MGSVIKKRRKRMAKKKHRKLLRKTRHQRRNKK is encoded by the coding sequence ATGGGCTCCGTCATCAAGAAGCGCCGCAAGCGTATGGCCAAGAAGAAGCACCGCAAGCTGCTTCGCAAGACGCGCCACCAGCGTCGCAACAAGAAGTAG
- a CDS encoding glutaredoxin family protein: MSPADPSAGQVPEPAVGRDADQATSAPARVVLYGRVGCHLCEAAREVVGAVCADQGVRWTEVDVDSDPSGALAAQYGDYVPVVTVDGVQQGFWQVDGARLARALSRGRATG, from the coding sequence GTGAGCCCCGCAGATCCCTCCGCAGGACAGGTTCCTGAGCCCGCCGTCGGACGTGACGCAGACCAGGCCACGAGTGCGCCCGCGCGTGTCGTGCTCTACGGTCGCGTCGGGTGCCACCTGTGCGAGGCGGCTCGCGAGGTCGTGGGCGCCGTGTGCGCCGACCAGGGTGTGCGCTGGACCGAGGTCGACGTCGACTCCGACCCGTCCGGCGCGCTCGCGGCACAGTACGGTGACTACGTCCCGGTCGTGACCGTGGACGGCGTCCAGCAAGGGTTCTGGCAGGTCGACGGAGCGAGGCTGGCCCGGGCGCTCTCGCGGGGGCGCGCCACTGGCTGA
- a CDS encoding LCP family protein — translation MREARGGRREVGTDGGTSEDDRSAPGSDAVRHVRSRREHRVLRVVGLVTTAVLAFGISGAAAVLVKTLGNVEQVDNKELVAPEAERPPAPVPDPEDPLAGLPVNLVLIGSDDRSGANEAIGGAEDGMRSDTTMLLHVSADRSRVELISIPRDLRIAIPSCTVTGGGTTQASSQATFNEAFSRGWVGGKDLASAATCTQMTVEKMSGVRTDGFMAVDFAGFQTMVDALDGVPMCIPEDMDDKDSNLHLAAGTQTLTGAQALALARARHGLSDGSDTYRMGRQQALLAAMTKSVLSQNILTDLPNLLQFLDAATSSLSISGGVDLKGLAFSLRSVRPDAVTFLTIPSGPLPSNPNRVVLSADAADVWARVLADQPVVPEATAPDAPAEPTTPQSPSAPAADPAVPATPTNPEQGTPVDPLADRKPGKAITSADAKAAC, via the coding sequence GTGAGAGAAGCACGAGGGGGACGCAGAGAGGTCGGCACCGACGGCGGTACGAGCGAGGACGACAGGTCGGCACCGGGCTCCGACGCGGTGCGTCACGTCCGGTCACGGCGTGAGCACCGTGTTCTCCGGGTCGTCGGGCTCGTCACGACGGCGGTGCTCGCGTTCGGGATCTCCGGTGCGGCCGCGGTCCTCGTCAAGACGCTCGGGAACGTCGAGCAGGTCGACAACAAGGAGCTCGTCGCCCCCGAGGCGGAGCGTCCCCCGGCCCCGGTGCCCGACCCCGAGGACCCGCTCGCCGGGCTGCCCGTGAACCTGGTGCTGATCGGCTCGGACGACCGGTCCGGTGCGAACGAGGCGATCGGTGGTGCCGAGGACGGCATGCGCTCGGACACGACCATGCTCCTGCACGTCTCGGCCGACCGGTCGAGGGTCGAGCTGATCTCGATCCCGCGCGACCTGAGGATCGCCATCCCGTCGTGCACGGTCACGGGCGGCGGGACGACGCAAGCATCGTCCCAGGCGACGTTCAACGAGGCGTTCTCGCGGGGATGGGTCGGGGGCAAGGACCTCGCGTCGGCCGCGACGTGCACGCAGATGACGGTCGAGAAGATGTCCGGGGTACGGACGGACGGGTTCATGGCCGTCGACTTCGCGGGCTTCCAGACCATGGTCGACGCGCTCGACGGGGTGCCGATGTGCATCCCCGAGGACATGGACGACAAGGACTCGAACCTGCACCTGGCCGCGGGCACGCAGACCCTCACGGGCGCACAGGCCCTGGCGCTCGCCCGCGCCCGCCACGGGTTGAGCGACGGGTCCGACACCTACCGCATGGGTCGCCAGCAGGCGCTGCTCGCGGCGATGACGAAGTCGGTCCTGTCCCAGAACATCCTCACGGACCTGCCCAACCTGCTCCAGTTCCTGGACGCCGCGACGAGCTCGCTCTCGATCAGCGGGGGAGTGGACCTCAAGGGGCTCGCGTTCTCGCTGCGATCGGTGCGTCCGGACGCCGTGACGTTCCTGACGATCCCGTCGGGCCCGCTGCCGTCCAACCCCAACCGGGTCGTCCTGAGCGCCGACGCGGCCGACGTGTGGGCACGAGTCCTCGCGGACCAGCCCGTCGTCCCCGAGGCGACCGCGCCCGACGCGCCGGCCGAGCCCACGACGCCCCAGTCGCCGAGCGCCCCCGCTGCCGACCCGGCGGTCCCGGCGACGCCGACGAACCCCGAGCAGGGGACGCCGGTCGACCCACTCGCGGACCGCAAGCCCGGCAAGGCGATCACCTCGGCGGACGCCAAGGCGGCGTGCTGA
- a CDS encoding TlpA family protein disulfide reductase → MIRPSRARHGRARATSGIVALVSIGLVLSACSQESGATSPDDVVGQGYVSGDGSVKTWDVSDRDEPVVLTGTDFEGGAVDTSQWLGDVVVINTWYAACAPCRAEAPDLVALANDRGPEGVHLLGINSTDDAGAALAFERTFEVPYPSIEDTRGEAIAALEGSVPLQAVPTTVVLDREGRVAARVIGRAEGSTLGALVDDLLAESA, encoded by the coding sequence ATGATCCGCCCCTCCCGTGCCCGGCATGGTCGCGCCCGCGCGACCTCCGGGATCGTCGCCCTCGTCTCGATCGGCCTGGTCCTGTCCGCCTGCTCCCAGGAGTCGGGGGCCACGAGCCCCGACGACGTCGTGGGCCAGGGCTACGTCTCGGGCGACGGCTCGGTCAAGACGTGGGACGTCTCCGACCGGGACGAGCCCGTGGTCCTGACCGGCACGGACTTCGAGGGCGGCGCGGTCGACACCTCGCAGTGGCTGGGCGACGTCGTCGTCATCAACACCTGGTACGCGGCGTGCGCCCCGTGCCGGGCCGAGGCGCCGGACCTGGTCGCGCTCGCGAACGACCGCGGACCCGAGGGCGTGCACCTGCTCGGCATCAACAGCACCGACGACGCCGGGGCCGCGCTCGCGTTCGAGCGCACGTTCGAGGTGCCCTACCCCTCGATCGAGGACACGCGCGGCGAGGCCATCGCGGCGCTCGAGGGCTCCGTCCCGCTCCAGGCGGTGCCGACGACCGTCGTGCTCGACCGTGAGGGCCGGGTCGCCGCGCGCGTCATCGGGCGCGCCGAGGGCTCGACGCTCGGCGCTCTCGTCGACGACCTGCTCGCAGAGAGCGCCTGA
- the ccsB gene encoding c-type cytochrome biogenesis protein CcsB, which yields MTVADLSSDLVWAAATALTVAFVAFAIDLSRLGAKEPVPASSDATADGDAPVAVAVATSPKPASRKAAGIGISTGWLGTVLLLAAIVTRGIAAGRAPWANMYEFTLVGAFVAMAVFLGVSLRRDVRFLGAFVTGLAVLFLVVAQNSFFLAATGVSPALQSYWLVIHVGVAIIATGIFTVAFVMSSIQLLRDSRENGNGFLGHPAWRWLDTTPRPAQLEALSFRLNAVAFVLWTFTIIGGAIWAEHAWGRYWGWDPKEVWSFVVWVVYAAYLHARTTRGWSGRRAAYFVLVGYACVLFNFTGVNLIFNGKHSYSGITTQE from the coding sequence ATGACCGTTGCCGACCTGAGCTCCGACCTGGTGTGGGCGGCAGCGACCGCCCTCACGGTCGCGTTCGTCGCGTTCGCGATCGACCTGTCCCGGCTGGGGGCCAAGGAACCGGTCCCGGCGTCGTCCGACGCGACCGCCGACGGTGACGCACCTGTCGCCGTGGCCGTGGCCACGTCCCCCAAGCCGGCCTCGCGCAAGGCCGCGGGCATCGGCATCTCGACGGGCTGGCTCGGGACCGTCCTGCTGCTCGCCGCGATCGTGACCCGTGGCATCGCGGCGGGCCGCGCACCGTGGGCCAACATGTACGAGTTCACGCTCGTCGGCGCGTTCGTCGCGATGGCCGTCTTCCTCGGCGTGAGCCTGCGCCGAGACGTCCGGTTCCTCGGCGCGTTCGTCACCGGGCTCGCGGTGCTCTTCCTCGTCGTCGCGCAGAACTCCTTCTTCCTCGCGGCGACCGGTGTCAGCCCGGCCCTGCAGTCGTACTGGCTCGTCATCCACGTCGGCGTCGCGATCATCGCCACGGGCATCTTCACGGTCGCGTTCGTGATGTCCTCGATCCAGCTCCTGCGCGACTCCCGCGAGAACGGCAACGGGTTCCTGGGCCACCCGGCCTGGCGCTGGCTCGACACGACGCCGCGGCCCGCGCAGCTCGAGGCGCTGAGCTTCCGGCTCAACGCGGTCGCGTTCGTGCTGTGGACCTTCACGATCATCGGTGGCGCGATCTGGGCCGAGCACGCCTGGGGGCGCTACTGGGGCTGGGACCCCAAGGAGGTCTGGAGCTTCGTCGTGTGGGTCGTGTACGCGGCCTACCTGCACGCCCGCACCACGCGTGGCTGGTCCGGGCGGCGCGCGGCGTACTTCGTGCTCGTGGGCTATGCGTGCGTGCTGTTCAACTTCACGGGCGTCAACCTGATCTTCAACGGCAAGCACTCGTACTCGGGCATCACGACGCAGGAGTGA
- a CDS encoding acetoin utilization protein AcuC, whose product MTEPDTVPFAAQVVWSPDLLGYDFGHGHPMSPTRLDLTMRLVRALGLLDAPGVEVVGTSPASDAVLGLVHDPAYVAAVHAASEHGVEDPALGLGTEDDPVFAGMHEAAARILSGSYEAAGAVWSGRALHAVNIAGGMHHAQRGAASGFCIYNDAAAAVRRLLDDGAERVAYVDLDAHHGDGVESMFWDDPRVLTVSVHQSGATLFPGTGHATDTGGAGAGGTAVNVALPRRTDGSRWLRAVDAVVPPVLRAFRPQVLVSQHGCDAHGHDPLSDLDVSVDAQRAAVHWIHELAHELAGGRWVALGGGGYSVTSVVPYAWSNVVAEVVHAPVAPSTPVPGAWRDHISAVAHRETPTLMGDGDVAFTPWGKGYDPEDEVDRAVVATRKAVFPLLGLDAHFD is encoded by the coding sequence GTGACCGAGCCAGACACCGTGCCGTTCGCCGCCCAGGTGGTGTGGAGCCCGGACCTGCTGGGGTACGACTTCGGGCACGGGCACCCCATGTCCCCCACACGGCTCGACCTGACCATGCGCCTCGTGCGCGCCCTGGGCCTGCTCGACGCGCCCGGTGTCGAGGTCGTCGGGACCTCGCCCGCGTCGGACGCCGTGCTCGGCCTGGTCCACGACCCCGCCTACGTCGCCGCGGTCCACGCGGCCTCGGAGCACGGCGTCGAGGACCCGGCCCTGGGGCTGGGCACCGAGGACGACCCGGTCTTCGCAGGCATGCACGAGGCCGCGGCCCGCATCCTGTCCGGGTCGTACGAGGCCGCGGGGGCCGTGTGGTCGGGGCGCGCGCTGCACGCCGTCAACATCGCGGGGGGCATGCACCACGCCCAGCGCGGGGCGGCGTCGGGCTTCTGCATCTACAACGACGCCGCGGCCGCGGTCCGGCGCCTGCTCGACGACGGCGCCGAGCGCGTCGCGTACGTCGACCTCGACGCGCACCACGGCGACGGCGTCGAGTCGATGTTCTGGGACGACCCGCGGGTGCTGACCGTCTCGGTGCACCAGAGCGGTGCGACCCTGTTCCCCGGCACGGGGCACGCCACGGACACGGGCGGCGCGGGGGCGGGCGGTACGGCCGTGAACGTCGCCCTGCCGCGCCGCACCGACGGCTCGCGCTGGCTGCGGGCCGTCGACGCCGTCGTGCCGCCCGTGCTGCGGGCCTTCCGTCCGCAGGTCCTGGTGTCCCAGCACGGGTGCGACGCGCACGGCCACGACCCGCTGAGCGACCTCGACGTGAGCGTCGACGCGCAGCGCGCGGCCGTGCACTGGATCCACGAGCTCGCGCACGAGCTCGCCGGCGGCCGATGGGTCGCCCTGGGTGGCGGGGGCTACTCGGTCACGTCGGTCGTCCCGTACGCCTGGTCGAACGTCGTGGCGGAGGTCGTGCACGCGCCGGTCGCGCCCTCGACCCCCGTCCCGGGGGCGTGGCGGGACCACATCAGCGCGGTCGCGCACCGCGAGACGCCCACGCTCATGGGAGACGGCGACGTCGCCTTCACGCCGTGGGGCAAGGGCTACGACCCGGAGGACGAGGTGGACCGCGCCGTGGTCGCGACCCGCAAGGCCGTCTTCCCGCTGCTGGGACTGGACGCGCACTTCGACTGA
- a CDS encoding histidine phosphatase family protein, with translation MVATTVHLMRHGEVFNPDGILYGRIPGYHLSELGHTMARRVAGHLAGKPAEGAPALPDDVAPEPFDVALVIASPLQRAQETATPVAEAFGLPLGTDERLIEAGNHFEGMKFGVGDGSLRHPGHWPYLWNPMRPSWGEPYKQQVARMHAAIHDARAQAEGREVVLVSHQLPIWISRLAFEGKRLWHDPRNRQCSLASLTSLRFDGDRLVGIHYTEPVADLLPGAAKVSGA, from the coding sequence ATGGTCGCAACCACGGTCCACCTCATGCGTCACGGTGAAGTCTTCAACCCGGACGGCATCCTCTACGGTCGAATCCCCGGCTACCACCTCTCGGAGCTCGGGCACACCATGGCGCGTCGCGTCGCGGGGCACCTGGCGGGCAAGCCCGCCGAGGGGGCGCCTGCGCTGCCCGACGACGTCGCTCCCGAGCCCTTCGACGTCGCCCTGGTCATCGCCTCCCCGCTCCAGCGGGCGCAGGAGACCGCGACCCCCGTTGCCGAGGCCTTCGGGCTGCCGCTCGGGACGGACGAGCGTCTCATCGAGGCGGGCAACCACTTCGAGGGGATGAAGTTCGGCGTGGGCGACGGCTCGCTGCGCCACCCGGGCCACTGGCCCTACCTCTGGAACCCCATGCGCCCCTCGTGGGGCGAGCCCTACAAGCAGCAGGTCGCGCGCATGCACGCCGCGATCCACGACGCCCGGGCCCAGGCCGAGGGGCGCGAGGTCGTGCTGGTGAGCCACCAGCTCCCCATCTGGATCTCCCGTCTGGCCTTCGAGGGCAAGCGCCTGTGGCACGACCCGCGCAACCGGCAGTGCTCGCTCGCGTCGCTCACGTCGCTGCGCTTCGACGGCGACCGCCTCGTGGGCATCCACTACACCGAGCCGGTCGCCGACCTGCTGCCCGGGGCCGCGAAGGTCTCGGGCGCGTGA
- a CDS encoding HAD family hydrolase encodes MPTSAPGSTHPTAAFFDVDNTIIRGASSFHLARALYQRGFFSTPDLVTFALHQARYLLLGENKRQIDQVRSRALDLVAGRSVAEVVAIGEEVYDQVLSLRIFPGTQKLLDEHIAAGHQVWLVSATPLEIGQLIARRLGATGALGTVAEHEEGLYTGRLVGDMMHGRAKAAGVRELAELHGIDLSASYAYGDSLNDVTMMQAVGHPCAINPDTRLRRHAKDVGWPIREFRGRRRRVAGRGLKTASWAGAAWVLGLVLRSIRRSIKGRAGL; translated from the coding sequence ATGCCGACGTCTGCTCCTGGGTCCACCCATCCCACGGCAGCCTTCTTCGACGTCGACAACACCATCATCCGCGGCGCCAGCTCGTTCCATCTGGCCCGTGCGCTGTACCAGCGGGGGTTCTTCTCCACGCCGGACCTCGTGACGTTCGCCCTCCACCAGGCCCGCTACCTCCTCCTCGGGGAGAACAAGCGGCAGATCGACCAGGTGCGCAGCCGGGCCCTGGACCTCGTCGCGGGCCGCTCGGTCGCCGAGGTCGTCGCGATCGGCGAGGAGGTCTACGACCAGGTCCTGTCGCTGCGGATCTTCCCCGGCACCCAGAAGCTCCTCGACGAGCACATCGCCGCAGGCCACCAGGTGTGGCTCGTGTCCGCGACCCCCCTCGAGATCGGGCAGCTCATCGCCCGCCGCCTCGGGGCGACCGGCGCGCTCGGCACGGTCGCCGAGCACGAGGAGGGTCTCTACACCGGACGGCTCGTGGGCGACATGATGCACGGGCGGGCCAAGGCAGCGGGGGTGCGCGAGCTCGCCGAGCTCCACGGGATCGACCTGTCGGCCTCCTACGCGTACGGCGACTCGCTCAACGACGTGACCATGATGCAGGCCGTGGGTCACCCGTGCGCGATCAACCCCGACACGCGGCTGCGTCGGCACGCCAAGGACGTGGGCTGGCCCATCCGCGAGTTCCGCGGCAGGCGCCGCCGCGTCGCCGGCCGAGGGCTCAAGACCGCGAGCTGGGCCGGTGCCGCGTGGGTCCTGGGGCTCGTGCTGCGTTCGATCCGCCGCTCGATCAAGGGCCGCGCGGGCCTCTGA